The following proteins are encoded in a genomic region of Arachis ipaensis cultivar K30076 chromosome B02, Araip1.1, whole genome shotgun sequence:
- the LOC107625859 gene encoding CBL-interacting serine/threonine-protein kinase 11-like: protein MPGTQNDTFTEASASKGVVLFGKYEILELAGVGASAKVYHARRVDTGESVAVKAVSKRQLSTIDGYAAQIEREISIMRRMHHPHTVRLFEVLATKAKIYYVMEYAAGGELLRRVSSAGRMTENLARRYFQQLISAVAYCHSHGVFHRDLKLENLLVDENMDLKVTDFGLSAGRSQFGPDGLLHTICGTPAYVAPEILAKKGYRGGSVDIWSCGVILFTIVAGYLPFNDYNITLLYRKIYRGQFRYPKWVSCDFKHLVSRLLDRNPETRITIDEILKDPWFCQGGYKYPTRVVPELDEDHVMLKDLNAFDLISFSSGFDISGLLTHSEYLNCVERFVSKEEPESILKRVKIMGAKMERVRVEKDENACEGVRLEGLDGNYVIAVRIYRLMNELVVIEVKRKEKKVGGGNFWRTRLKPLLLELALR, encoded by the coding sequence ATGCCGGGGACACAAAATGACACGTTCACGGAGGCATCTGCGTCAAAAGGCGTCGTTTTGTTCGGCAAATATGAGATTCTGGAATTGGCTGGAGTAGGCGCGTCAGCAAAGGTGTACCACGCTCGGCGTGTCGATACTGGCGAGAGCGTGGCGGTTAAGGCCGTTAGCAAGCGCCAGCTCAGCACTATAGACGGTTACGCGGCGCAAATCGAGCGCGAAATTTCTATCATGCGCCGGATGCACCACCCGCACACCGTGAGGCTCTTTGAGGTACTTGCCACGAAGGCGAAGATTTACTACGTCATGGAGTACGCCGCCGGTGGCGAGCTTCTGCGCCGTGTCTCCTCCGCCGGAAGGATGACGGAGAATCTCGCCAGAAGATACTTCCAGCAGCTGATCTCCGCCGTCGCGTACTGCCACTCTCACGGCGTCTTCCACCGCGACCTCAAGCTTGAGAACCTCCTCGTCGACGAGAATATGGACCTGAAGGTGACGGATTTCGGGCTGAGTGCGGGTCGGAGTCAGTTCGGGCCAGACGGTTTGTTACACACGATTTGCGGTACTCCTGCTTACGTGGCACCTGAGATTCTCGCGAAAAAAGGCTACCGCGGAGGAAGTGTTGATATTTGGTCATGTGGTGTTATTTTATTCACTATTGTTGCGGGGTATTTACCCTTCAATGATTACAATATTACCCTTTTGTACCGAAAGATTTATCGAGGGCAGTTTCGGTATCCTAAGTGGGTCTCTTGTGATTTTAAACACTTGGTCTCCAGGTTGTTAGATAGGAATCCAGAGACGAGAATTACTATTGACGAGATTTTGAAGGATCCATGGTTTTGTCAGGGCGGATACAAGTACCCGACCCGAGTGGTGCCCGAGTTAGATGAGGATCATGTGATGCTGAAGGATTTGAAcgcatttgatttgatttctttcTCATCCGGGTTTGACATTTCGGGTTTGCTGACCCACTCGGAGTATTTGAATTGCGTGGAGCGGTTTGTTTCTAAAGAGGAACCGGAAAGTATATTGAAGAGGGTGAAAATAATGGGGGCTAAGATGGAAAGGGTGAGAGTGGAAAAAGACGAAAATGCTTGTGAAGGTGTGAGGTTGGAAGGGTTAGATGGTAATTATGTAATTGCTGTTAGGATTTATAGATTAATGAATGAATTGGTGGTTATTGAGgtcaaaagaaaagagaaaaaagtggGAGGTGGAAATTTTTGGAGGACTAGGTTGAAACCTTTACTTCTTGAATTGGCTCTCCGTTGA